Proteins from a genomic interval of Fervidobacterium gondwanense DSM 13020:
- a CDS encoding diacylglycerol kinase family protein, whose protein sequence is MEQRSQIKFSNQELNGKEREQLGSSNLKESFSHAIEGIVNSILSERNLRIHFLVGLVVITATFFLPIKREDILWIIFAVFFVIWSELVNTIIEHLMNLYSKEYHPVIKIIKDVSAGVVLWAALFSITVGILVFGSMFFDWSLEIAKIFAIISTVAFPLLSIRVVRKWKKKK, encoded by the coding sequence TTGGAACAACGCTCACAGATAAAGTTTTCAAACCAAGAATTGAACGGAAAAGAAAGAGAACAATTGGGTTCGAGTAATTTGAAGGAATCTTTCTCACACGCAATAGAAGGTATTGTCAATTCAATACTTTCTGAGAGGAATCTTAGAATACATTTTTTAGTTGGACTTGTAGTAATAACAGCAACATTTTTCCTCCCCATAAAAAGAGAGGATATCTTGTGGATAATATTCGCCGTCTTTTTTGTTATTTGGTCTGAGCTTGTGAACACTATAATTGAGCACTTAATGAATTTGTACAGCAAAGAATACCACCCGGTTATAAAGATAATAAAGGATGTTAGTGCAGGTGTTGTACTTTGGGCAGCACTGTTTTCAATTACAGTCGGTATACTCGTTTTCGGTAGTATGTTTTTTGATTGGAGTTTGGAAATAGCCAAAATTTTTGCTATAATATCAACAGTGGCGTTTCCTTTGCTGAGTATACGGGTGGTGAGAAAGTGGAAAAAGAAAAAATAA
- a CDS encoding 2-oxoacid:acceptor oxidoreductase family protein yields MTRPFSIRIAGIGGQGNLLAGYILSEAFVIAEKYVIQTQNYSEQVRGGPSYCDVLVSNEPILYPRAVVFDSLIIMHPSMVSHGKYVATNGIIVYDSTYIPDIPNEIKRITKRIISVPASKLAIEKFGNVMVSNMILLGALVKATALVDFDILFEAVKEEVSPKYYELNVEAIKFGTTLTDKVFKPRIERKRKRTIGFE; encoded by the coding sequence ATGACAAGACCATTCTCTATTAGAATAGCTGGTATTGGTGGACAAGGCAATTTGCTGGCAGGATATATTTTATCAGAGGCATTTGTCATTGCTGAAAAATACGTTATTCAGACTCAGAATTACAGTGAACAGGTCCGAGGGGGTCCAAGCTACTGTGACGTTTTGGTCTCAAATGAACCGATACTTTATCCGAGAGCAGTAGTATTCGATTCTTTGATAATCATGCATCCTTCCATGGTAAGCCATGGAAAATATGTAGCCACTAATGGTATAATAGTGTACGACAGCACATATATACCAGATATTCCTAACGAGATCAAGCGAATAACTAAGAGAATCATAAGTGTACCTGCAAGCAAACTGGCAATTGAAAAGTTCGGTAATGTCATGGTCTCAAACATGATTCTCCTGGGCGCTCTTGTAAAGGCAACTGCACTTGTTGATTTTGATATTTTGTTTGAGGCTGTAAAGGAAGAAGTGAGTCCAAAGTATTACGAACTAAACGTGGAGGCGATAAAGTTTGGAACAACGCTCACAGATAAAGTTTTCAAACCAAGAATTGAACGGAAAAGAAAGAGAACAATTGGGTTCGAGTAA
- a CDS encoding 2-oxoacid:ferredoxin oxidoreductase subunit beta, with product MKRDKLTQYLREDRWPTVWCPGCGNGIILKSFIDAYDQSGLNPDQTAVVSGIGCSSRSTGYLDFNTMHTLHGRAIAFATGVALTRPDFKVVVMGGDGDITAIGGNHFIHACRRNINLTIIIYNNMIYGMTGGQHSPTTPGGKVAGTMPFGNVEEQFDVVKLALSAGATYVARSTVYHYALTVKYIKEALLHKGTAVVEVMSNCHTYYGRYNGLREPWQMMDFFKENTIMKEKAEKMTEDELKGKIVVGVFRKDDLKQDFYTRYRLTYSKGE from the coding sequence GTGAAGAGAGATAAATTAACACAGTATTTAAGAGAGGACAGATGGCCCACTGTATGGTGTCCAGGCTGTGGCAATGGCATCATCTTGAAAAGCTTTATAGATGCTTATGATCAATCTGGTCTGAATCCTGATCAAACAGCTGTTGTTTCAGGAATAGGTTGTTCTTCGAGATCGACGGGGTACTTAGATTTCAATACAATGCACACACTCCACGGTCGTGCAATTGCGTTCGCAACTGGAGTAGCCTTAACAAGACCTGATTTCAAGGTCGTCGTTATGGGTGGAGATGGCGACATAACGGCTATAGGTGGTAACCACTTTATACATGCTTGTAGGAGAAATATAAATCTTACCATAATAATATACAACAACATGATTTACGGTATGACGGGTGGCCAGCATTCTCCAACAACACCTGGCGGCAAAGTAGCGGGCACTATGCCTTTTGGAAATGTAGAAGAACAATTCGATGTTGTTAAATTGGCTCTTTCAGCGGGAGCCACTTACGTTGCAAGATCAACTGTTTACCATTACGCACTTACTGTTAAATACATCAAGGAAGCATTACTACACAAAGGCACTGCTGTTGTTGAAGTCATGTCGAACTGCCATACTTACTACGGAAGGTACAACGGTCTGAGAGAACCATGGCAGATGATGGATTTCTTCAAAGAGAATACGATTATGAAGGAAAAAGCTGAAAAAATGACTGAGGATGAATTAAAAGGAAAGATAGTTGTTGGTGTATTCCGAAAAGACGATTTGAAGCAAGATTTCTATACTCGATACAGACTTACTTACAGTAAGGGGGAATGA
- a CDS encoding deoxycytidylate deaminase — protein MDINEYLRNVTIKTAKGERESWDSYFKRLSKMIAERSTCVHRKVGALIVKDKRILATGYNQPPSGFPHCDEIGCIRDDLNIPSGKNQEICYGLHAEQNALMQAAKFGISTDGATIYVTHKPCSVCARLIVNAGIKRVVYIEGYPDPLTDFFFQMCKVELIGGEDSEER, from the coding sequence ATGGACATAAATGAATACCTAAGAAATGTTACCATAAAAACGGCAAAAGGTGAAAGGGAAAGTTGGGATAGCTATTTCAAAAGGCTTTCTAAGATGATAGCTGAAAGGTCAACTTGCGTACACAGAAAAGTCGGTGCACTTATAGTAAAAGATAAGCGAATTCTGGCTACTGGATACAACCAACCTCCTTCTGGATTCCCGCACTGCGACGAGATTGGATGCATCAGAGATGACTTGAATATTCCGTCTGGGAAGAATCAAGAAATTTGCTACGGCTTACACGCTGAACAGAATGCGTTGATGCAGGCCGCGAAATTTGGTATATCGACGGATGGTGCAACTATTTATGTCACGCACAAGCCTTGCTCAGTTTGTGCAAGACTTATAGTTAATGCTGGAATAAAGCGAGTTGTATATATTGAAGGATATCCAGATCCACTTACCGATTTTTTCTTTCAAATGTGCAAAGTGGAGTTAATTGGAGGTGAGGATAGTGAAGAGAGATAA
- a CDS encoding methylated-DNA--[protein]-cysteine S-methyltransferase encodes MQKFDLSIVSCEIGSVLIFTKNGICEKIELSNDLYAPSGENIFTAQISEYLSGKRREFDFPVRYSSGPVFEKIWESLKENVPYGKIITYGELAKICNANPRVVGYAMAMNRLPLYIPCHRVVGKNSLGGFNGKNGLKWKEYLLRLEGSI; translated from the coding sequence ATGCAAAAGTTTGATTTATCTATCGTAAGCTGTGAAATTGGTAGTGTTTTAATATTTACTAAGAATGGCATATGTGAAAAAATCGAACTTTCTAACGACTTATACGCACCTTCTGGTGAGAATATATTCACTGCCCAGATTTCAGAATATCTCTCTGGTAAGAGAAGAGAGTTTGATTTTCCTGTTCGTTATTCTTCCGGTCCTGTCTTTGAAAAGATTTGGGAGAGTTTGAAAGAAAATGTACCGTATGGTAAAATAATCACGTACGGTGAACTTGCAAAGATTTGTAACGCAAATCCAAGAGTTGTTGGCTATGCAATGGCCATGAATCGTTTACCCTTGTACATTCCATGCCACAGGGTTGTAGGTAAGAACTCCTTAGGAGGATTTAATGGAAAGAATGGGCTGAAATGGAAAGAATATTTACTTCGTTTGGAGGGATCAATTTGA
- a CDS encoding transglycosylase domain-containing protein, whose amino-acid sequence MKKFLLILFLLFFTLSFIFPMMLYKWYTSRIEPPQNKVPASLVVEYSDGTPLYTPKTVWIDFEDIPNLVKDSIVASEDKRFYQHSGVDLIGIARSFFVILTTDSIQGGSTITQQLARTLYLTTERTWKRKIKEALIALWLEQNYSKNEILELYINFVYLGNGVYGFPAAAKYYFNKTLEQLKPVEVAMLTATLRSPEHANPLEELNADFTKTVLRKMMNEGVITNAEYENALETLSSEHARNVNIAGNMFDQDLFWMVVVELKELGFELGDLRNGFRVRTTIDKNMQTLLNKNIDKTKMAGLIIEHTTGRIRAAYGLGITSGRRQVGSVIKPMYYYLAFMGGWNKNDILEDKPITIGTWSPQNFDKEFWQEVTLENALIYSRNVPSVNLFMALGQSKVKNFLKNTLMVDGYYPNDATLALGTLETSLVDVAKGFEPIFNGGIVIRPRIIEYVKDRNGVIYYSYKPEILNVVKPPKDFEARTPVEASVLTMQLMEKVVTMGTGKSANIPGRKIYGKTGTAEKNAWFVGGDGKYLFLLVKDGKDLTGGRDVAPVWREIAKNTEIGYIPISLPVSKKMPSTEKKQVEEETVLQPLSPVDEESISIPDESISQTTEKADTEEDIFNRVRSKSITSDELLNVLKTMDSDKQREVLSRINEIDPDLASQVYTKLLGGGEF is encoded by the coding sequence TTGAAAAAGTTTCTTCTAATTCTTTTCTTGTTGTTCTTCACACTCTCATTTATCTTTCCGATGATGCTTTATAAATGGTACACAAGTAGGATTGAACCACCGCAAAATAAAGTACCAGCAAGTCTTGTTGTTGAATACTCCGATGGGACCCCTCTTTACACTCCAAAGACAGTGTGGATCGATTTTGAAGACATACCGAATCTTGTTAAGGATAGTATCGTAGCCTCCGAAGATAAGAGGTTTTATCAGCACAGTGGCGTTGACTTGATTGGAATCGCCAGATCATTTTTTGTCATACTGACCACGGACAGCATTCAAGGCGGTAGCACAATCACTCAACAACTTGCAAGAACCCTCTATTTAACAACTGAAAGAACGTGGAAACGAAAGATAAAGGAAGCATTAATAGCACTATGGTTAGAACAGAACTATTCAAAGAATGAGATTTTGGAACTGTATATAAACTTTGTTTATCTCGGAAATGGTGTATATGGTTTCCCAGCAGCCGCAAAATATTACTTCAATAAAACTTTGGAACAGTTGAAACCCGTCGAAGTAGCGATGTTAACTGCAACTTTACGCTCACCGGAACATGCGAATCCTCTTGAAGAATTAAACGCTGACTTCACCAAAACTGTCCTTCGCAAAATGATGAATGAAGGTGTTATAACAAACGCTGAATATGAAAATGCTTTAGAGACACTTTCGTCGGAACATGCCAGAAATGTCAACATTGCCGGCAATATGTTCGACCAAGACCTTTTCTGGATGGTAGTTGTGGAACTTAAAGAGCTTGGTTTTGAGCTCGGGGATCTAAGAAATGGCTTCAGGGTCAGAACAACGATAGATAAGAACATGCAAACGTTGCTAAACAAAAACATAGACAAGACAAAAATGGCTGGACTAATAATTGAACACACAACAGGTAGAATTAGGGCAGCATACGGACTTGGGATCACAAGTGGCAGAAGACAAGTCGGTTCCGTAATTAAGCCGATGTACTATTACTTGGCATTCATGGGCGGATGGAATAAGAACGACATTTTGGAAGATAAACCAATTACTATAGGAACGTGGTCCCCTCAGAATTTCGATAAGGAATTCTGGCAGGAAGTTACGCTCGAAAATGCTCTTATCTACTCGCGTAACGTTCCTTCCGTAAATCTTTTCATGGCGCTGGGTCAAAGCAAAGTAAAGAACTTTCTAAAAAATACGTTGATGGTTGACGGCTATTATCCAAACGACGCAACATTAGCACTTGGAACATTGGAAACATCTCTTGTTGATGTTGCGAAGGGATTTGAGCCTATATTTAACGGTGGAATTGTCATAAGGCCAAGGATCATTGAATACGTTAAAGATAGAAATGGAGTAATTTATTATTCCTATAAGCCTGAAATTCTAAATGTAGTTAAGCCTCCAAAAGATTTTGAAGCAAGAACTCCAGTTGAAGCTTCTGTTCTTACGATGCAGCTTATGGAAAAGGTCGTTACTATGGGAACTGGTAAGTCTGCAAACATACCCGGTAGAAAGATATACGGTAAGACTGGAACAGCTGAAAAGAATGCTTGGTTCGTTGGTGGCGATGGAAAATATTTATTCTTGCTAGTAAAAGACGGAAAAGACCTGACTGGTGGACGAGATGTCGCACCTGTTTGGCGCGAAATTGCAAAGAACACGGAAATTGGCTATATTCCGATATCTTTACCAGTTAGCAAAAAGATGCCTTCAACAGAAAAGAAGCAAGTTGAGGAGGAGACAGTGCTTCAACCTTTAAGTCCTGTGGATGAAGAAAGTATAAGTATCCCCGACGAGTCTATATCCCAAACTACCGAAAAAGCAGATACCGAAGAGGATATATTTAACAGGGTTAGATCAAAGTCAATAACTTCTGATGAATTACTTAACGTTTTAAAGACTATGGATTCAGACAAGCAAAGAGAAGTGCTGTCAAGAATAAACGAAATTGATCCGGACTTAGCATCACAAGTTTATACTAAATTATTGGGCGGTGGAGAGTTCTAA
- the ndk gene encoding nucleoside-diphosphate kinase produces MERTFVILKPNAVRRGLIGEILKRFEQRGIKIVGLKFLWMTKEQCEKLYEPHLGKPFYNELVEFMMGGPVVAIVLEAPRVIEMVRHIVGATDPLKAEAGTIRGEFALTVTKNLIHASDSLENAQREMSIFFTEDEIINYNLDIQEDI; encoded by the coding sequence TTGGAAAGAACTTTTGTGATACTTAAACCGAACGCAGTAAGAAGAGGATTAATAGGCGAGATATTGAAGAGATTTGAACAGCGCGGAATAAAAATAGTCGGTCTGAAATTTTTATGGATGACGAAGGAACAATGTGAAAAGCTTTACGAACCTCACCTTGGAAAACCGTTTTACAATGAACTCGTTGAATTTATGATGGGCGGTCCAGTTGTAGCAATTGTTCTCGAAGCTCCAAGGGTTATAGAGATGGTGCGCCACATTGTAGGTGCGACTGACCCTCTAAAAGCTGAAGCTGGAACGATCAGGGGCGAATTCGCTCTAACAGTGACGAAAAACCTCATTCATGCAAGCGATTCTTTAGAAAATGCTCAAAGAGAAATGTCAATATTCTTCACTGAAGATGAAATCATTAACTACAATCTTGATATACAAGAAGATATTTAA
- a CDS encoding Na+/H+ antiporter NhaC family protein, whose translation MEHYGWLSLLPPVLTVILALLTKEVVFSLFTGVFVGYLIVNNWNPLAALIGTTDGIANSLNDSWNIRIVLFCALLGAFVGLMQATGAAHAFGKWMASKVKSRKGTLIITWLFGIFIFIDDYFNSLTIGTVMRPVTDEQKISRAKLAYILDSTAAPVSVLAPISSWVVTIMSIIKGSDGFSKLGVSEFTFFIMLIPINLYAILAILTVLQTTLRKDFGPMAKSEMRALNGIGLYDEKFGQPTGEIKEGVVVKERAKAIDMVLPILVLVGLAVVFFPITTYLGAIDGETVHNFSEAVKSMTLKDAFNNTDASKALFYASIFTLVFSSIYFIVRGLLTIQKVGEAIINGIKSMVPALVILTLAWTIGTVIKSSPEDGGLGLSKFLAHVVTTGGFPLWALPVVVFLIAAAISFATGTSWGTFSIMIPITFPIAVALAEKTGADLLNSTLVAVGAAIGGAIFGDHCSPISDTTILSSTGASCPHLEHVATQIPYAVFAMIVSAIGYLVAGLFDSPIAGLISALIVFFVGYEIVARAFNPKEA comes from the coding sequence ATGGAGCATTATGGTTGGTTAAGTTTGTTACCACCTGTACTTACTGTTATTCTCGCACTCTTAACTAAGGAGGTTGTTTTTTCACTCTTTACAGGCGTTTTTGTGGGATACCTTATCGTCAACAACTGGAATCCTCTTGCAGCACTCATTGGAACAACGGACGGTATAGCAAACTCTTTGAACGATTCTTGGAACATCAGAATAGTGCTTTTCTGCGCTCTGCTCGGTGCTTTTGTTGGTTTGATGCAAGCTACTGGTGCTGCTCACGCTTTTGGAAAGTGGATGGCATCAAAGGTTAAGAGCAGGAAAGGGACACTCATAATAACCTGGCTCTTTGGTATCTTCATATTCATTGATGACTACTTTAACTCTTTAACAATCGGTACAGTGATGAGACCAGTCACGGACGAGCAAAAGATTTCTCGTGCAAAGTTGGCTTACATACTTGACTCAACGGCAGCTCCAGTTAGTGTTCTTGCTCCTATATCGAGCTGGGTTGTTACAATTATGAGCATAATCAAGGGTTCAGACGGATTTTCAAAATTGGGAGTCAGCGAGTTTACTTTCTTCATTATGCTTATTCCTATAAACTTATATGCGATTCTGGCAATCCTTACAGTTCTTCAAACTACATTAAGAAAAGACTTCGGACCAATGGCAAAGAGTGAGATGCGTGCGTTGAATGGTATTGGTTTGTACGATGAAAAATTTGGACAGCCGACAGGCGAGATAAAAGAAGGCGTTGTAGTAAAAGAAAGAGCAAAAGCCATCGACATGGTCCTCCCCATATTAGTTCTTGTTGGCTTAGCGGTTGTTTTCTTCCCGATAACAACTTACCTTGGAGCAATTGATGGCGAAACCGTCCACAATTTTTCAGAAGCTGTGAAATCGATGACTTTAAAGGATGCATTCAACAATACCGATGCTTCAAAGGCGCTCTTCTATGCATCAATTTTCACGTTGGTCTTCTCCTCAATATATTTCATTGTTAGAGGTCTTCTGACAATTCAAAAAGTTGGCGAAGCGATAATAAACGGTATAAAATCTATGGTTCCAGCACTTGTAATACTTACTTTGGCTTGGACAATAGGTACAGTCATTAAGAGTTCACCAGAGGATGGCGGACTTGGACTTTCTAAGTTCTTAGCCCATGTTGTGACAACGGGTGGTTTTCCACTCTGGGCTCTTCCAGTCGTAGTATTCTTGATTGCAGCGGCAATCTCTTTTGCAACGGGAACGAGCTGGGGCACGTTCTCGATAATGATACCGATCACATTCCCAATAGCGGTTGCTCTCGCTGAAAAAACTGGCGCTGATTTATTAAACAGTACGCTTGTAGCAGTTGGAGCAGCGATAGGAGGAGCTATATTTGGTGATCACTGTTCGCCTATTTCTGATACTACAATCCTTTCTTCAACAGGTGCTTCTTGTCCACACCTTGAACACGTAGCAACTCAAATTCCGTATGCTGTTTTCGCTATGATCGTTTCAGCAATTGGATACCTCGTAGCAGGTCTATTCGATAGTCCTATCGCGGGGCTCATTTCTGCACTTATTGTTTTCTTCGTTGGTTATGAGATTGTAGCCAGAGCTTTTAATCCGAAAGAAGCATAA
- a CDS encoding ferritin-like domain-containing protein, with protein sequence MTGKELLQIAVKIEGSGYSYYSKLADKAQGQLKEFFKELANQEREHAHRFEEIMKKYADEPTMATWQNEEVGGYAETYAKAFIFPEIEEEKMPETLIGALRKAIEVEKDSIIYYNEIKLLVPDTKAVEEIIKEEKEHLRKLSEKLQSEDLSTYSEGSMI encoded by the coding sequence ATGACAGGAAAGGAACTATTACAAATAGCGGTTAAAATCGAAGGGTCCGGATATTCATACTATTCAAAGCTTGCTGACAAGGCACAAGGTCAATTGAAAGAGTTCTTCAAAGAACTCGCTAATCAAGAAAGAGAACATGCTCATCGTTTTGAAGAAATCATGAAGAAATACGCCGATGAACCAACGATGGCAACGTGGCAAAATGAAGAAGTCGGCGGCTATGCTGAAACATACGCAAAAGCATTCATTTTCCCGGAAATTGAAGAGGAGAAAATGCCAGAGACTCTTATTGGAGCACTCAGAAAAGCTATAGAAGTTGAAAAAGATTCAATAATTTACTATAATGAGATCAAATTACTCGTTCCAGACACAAAAGCTGTTGAAGAGATAATCAAAGAAGAAAAGGAACACCTCAGAAAATTATCCGAAAAACTGCAGAGTGAAGATTTATCAACTTACAGCGAGGGAAGCATGATTTAA
- a CDS encoding CapA family protein, translating into MDRRFLTCVFFIFFITISLFGMEITLSFVGDIMFHKPIIDSALSNGKYDFKNIFKYVKTYIEKTDLAFCNLETTLGGKPYTGYPRFSSPDEVLDAIKYAGFDVVNVANNHMLDRGASGLIRTIKKVSESGLTCVGARLNPLEKEYTIVDVKDIKVSFASFTYSTNGIQLDKERAYMFTYISKDVIMNIVQSMRKESDIVIVYLHYGNEYQTTPTKEQRELAHLALKSGADLVIASHPHVLQEIELVKDGLKTKLIAYSLGNFLSNMTDPGTDEGVILNITYHKVKGVTQVTPVLTLVQKYYDNEKLLFRIIPVNDFIKKPDKFINSQTLEKLYDVSKKNLMSED; encoded by the coding sequence ATGGATAGACGTTTCTTAACTTGTGTCTTTTTTATATTCTTTATCACTATCTCTCTATTCGGGATGGAGATAACGTTATCTTTTGTTGGTGACATCATGTTCCATAAACCGATAATAGATTCTGCCCTTTCCAACGGGAAATACGACTTCAAAAACATCTTTAAATATGTGAAGACGTACATAGAAAAGACTGACCTGGCATTTTGCAACCTCGAAACCACATTAGGAGGAAAGCCATACACAGGATATCCAAGATTCTCCTCCCCGGACGAAGTTTTAGATGCTATAAAATATGCAGGTTTTGATGTCGTTAATGTCGCTAACAACCACATGCTCGATAGAGGTGCAAGCGGGCTTATTAGAACGATAAAGAAAGTTTCTGAGAGCGGATTAACATGCGTCGGAGCTCGGTTAAATCCACTTGAGAAGGAATATACAATTGTAGACGTCAAAGACATCAAAGTTTCTTTTGCATCCTTCACATATTCAACCAACGGCATACAACTGGACAAGGAACGTGCATATATGTTTACATACATATCCAAGGATGTAATAATGAACATAGTACAAAGTATGAGGAAAGAATCCGACATAGTGATAGTTTATCTCCACTACGGGAATGAATATCAAACAACACCAACAAAAGAACAAAGAGAATTAGCTCATTTAGCTTTGAAAAGCGGTGCTGATTTGGTCATAGCAAGTCATCCGCATGTATTGCAAGAAATAGAACTAGTTAAAGACGGACTAAAAACAAAACTAATTGCTTATTCACTCGGAAATTTCCTTTCAAACATGACAGATCCAGGTACAGATGAGGGTGTTATTCTAAACATAACGTACCATAAAGTAAAAGGAGTCACTCAAGTGACTCCCGTCTTAACGCTCGTTCAGAAATACTACGACAATGAGAAACTTCTATTCAGAATAATTCCCGTTAACGATTTTATAAAAAAACCGGACAAATTTATCAATTCACAAACTTTGGAAAAACTTTATGATGTCTCGAAAAAGAATCTTATGTCTGAAGACTAA
- a CDS encoding HD domain-containing phosphohydrolase encodes MRENKQKSLMRIIKRNRFVFITFVVIIAIIAITSLIHEWLHMNSYMKNRETFRVINDVIAGRREFNSILPYMKEYGFDYRSYEELLDVYKNNEILTEICKFAEFVRKSEENDFKESYKILTFSMIFIVFGLSIGMLFSHRNYKLVKCYIKDSKERFNELADNIYVAKLNEANVVRYSEDEDIQRAVYKINLVHDILESLKHVPMTASIEDFISETGSALCRYFDSERFSVALIDHEESKIVAETAYFTDKRIQIKLGPGFSQKFSETSLGKMITERTNWRIINDFEEFYSYTKSKSMKLLLEEGFKSNLTVLASINTVPFGFFFLTSSRPNNFTEDDAKLFFSVSDILSHRLYYTLNLQKALSEFAHSLTDLVEFKDNETGNHIKRVSLYTKLIASNMNLPPKLIRILYDFAPLHDIGKVGIPDSILLKPGRLDSDEWKIMQTHVGIGMHIIDRLAENTNGIIDAETINSMRNIVQDHHERWDGKGYPNGKRGEEISIEGRILAIADVFDALTTRRPYKESIPFDVAVDMIVKEKGRHFDPAVVNAFTNCLEEIRSVYEMLKD; translated from the coding sequence ATGAGAGAAAATAAGCAAAAAAGCCTGATGAGAATAATCAAGAGAAATAGATTTGTTTTTATTACATTTGTGGTCATTATAGCTATAATAGCTATAACTTCACTTATTCACGAATGGCTACATATGAATTCCTACATGAAAAACAGGGAAACGTTTCGAGTGATCAATGACGTCATTGCTGGCAGGCGAGAGTTTAACAGTATTCTCCCGTACATGAAAGAATATGGATTTGATTATCGTTCTTATGAAGAATTGCTTGATGTTTATAAGAACAATGAGATACTGACCGAAATTTGCAAATTTGCTGAATTCGTACGAAAATCAGAGGAGAATGATTTCAAGGAATCATACAAAATACTGACTTTTTCAATGATATTCATCGTATTTGGACTCTCAATTGGAATGCTTTTCTCTCATCGAAACTATAAATTAGTGAAATGCTATATAAAGGATTCTAAAGAAAGGTTCAACGAGCTTGCGGACAATATATACGTGGCAAAGCTCAATGAAGCGAATGTAGTGAGGTATTCGGAGGATGAGGATATCCAGAGAGCGGTGTATAAAATAAATCTGGTTCACGATATATTAGAAAGTCTGAAGCACGTGCCAATGACCGCGAGTATTGAAGATTTTATTAGCGAAACAGGTAGTGCGCTGTGCAGATATTTTGATTCCGAAAGATTCTCTGTAGCACTTATAGACCACGAAGAATCAAAGATAGTAGCTGAAACGGCGTATTTTACTGACAAGCGAATTCAGATAAAGCTCGGACCAGGTTTTTCTCAGAAGTTCTCAGAAACATCTCTTGGAAAAATGATAACCGAGAGAACTAATTGGAGAATCATAAATGATTTTGAGGAATTCTATAGTTATACCAAATCGAAGTCTATGAAATTGCTTCTGGAAGAAGGATTTAAATCTAACCTTACAGTCCTCGCAAGCATTAACACTGTACCTTTTGGATTCTTTTTCCTGACGTCCAGTAGACCTAATAATTTTACAGAAGATGATGCTAAGCTATTTTTCAGCGTTTCGGACATACTTTCACATAGGCTTTACTACACCCTCAACTTGCAGAAAGCATTATCGGAGTTTGCTCATAGTTTAACAGACTTAGTGGAATTCAAAGATAATGAAACTGGCAATCACATTAAGAGAGTGTCTCTATACACTAAATTGATAGCAAGCAACATGAATTTGCCACCTAAACTGATAAGAATCCTGTACGATTTTGCCCCTTTACATGATATAGGTAAGGTTGGAATTCCAGATAGTATCTTGTTGAAGCCAGGTAGACTTGATTCAGATGAATGGAAGATAATGCAGACACATGTGGGTATTGGAATGCATATAATAGACAGGTTGGCTGAGAACACAAATGGTATAATTGACGCGGAGACAATAAATAGTATGAGGAACATAGTTCAAGATCATCACGAACGTTGGGATGGCAAGGGCTATCCGAATGGGAAACGTGGTGAAGAGATAAGCATAGAAGGTCGAATACTTGCAATTGCCGATGTATTCGACGCACTCACAACAAGGCGACCTTATAAGGAATCTATTCCTTTCGATGTGGCGGTCGATATGATTGTGAAAGAAAAAGGTAGGCACTTCGACCCAGCGGTTGTAAATGCTTTTACGAATTGCCTGGAAGAAATTAGAAGCGTGTATGAAATGCTTAAAGATTAG
- a CDS encoding FmdB family zinc ribbon protein, whose translation MPMYRYVCENCGSEEVHLHGVNDSPVIECGKCGARMNRTIGRVGIVFKGSGYYITDNKKSTAETKSE comes from the coding sequence ATGCCAATGTACAGGTACGTTTGTGAGAATTGCGGAAGCGAAGAAGTTCATCTGCATGGTGTAAACGATTCACCAGTTATAGAATGTGGGAAATGTGGTGCACGGATGAATCGTACAATTGGGCGTGTAGGTATAGTATTCAAAGGAAGCGGTTATTACATAACAGACAATAAGAAAAGCACAGCCGAGACAAAGAGCGAATAA